The DNA region tctgcacaccgttgttgtaaggcgggaggagaagatggcagcgcaccaTGGgtgtgcagctctccggtgaaaaatgttgtatctgttaaataggggccgtggacaattctgatttgatggagaatggacctgaaatcacagaggaacatctggagaaatttctgaaacgcccgtccgctgctgtcgttactgtgtggtcgggaatctttcggagggtaggcctcaaaatccccggccttgcctgcttttggcgaccgagaaggaggtcgagtCGTTCGGACAGaggtggcgctcagtactcggtgtcagagagctgatcagagctcaaagctttcggatgactcagagtcagattgtggtcggcatggcagggaaagtttttcttccttctcccgtctgcgtgagatgtgggacatttgagaaactttgaactttactgtgctcatggacttcttcatcaagttatggtattgttacactgtttgtaactatatgtataattatgtggttttgtcagttttttcagtgttggtttgtcctgtgttttgtgatatcacaccggaggaaataatgtatcatttcttaatgcatgcattactaaatgacaataaaaggggactgcgtgtcttcataatctaattcgtggttagttgagttactgtcacctacctgtcagcttgaaccaatctggtcattcacctctgacctctctcattttcaaggcattttcacccacagaattgctgtTCACTAGATTTGTTGGTTTttgcaccattgtctgtaaactctagagatggttgtgtgtgaaaatcccaggacatcagcagttcttgagatactcaaacctccccgtctggcaccaacaaccattccacattcaaagtcacttagatcacatttcttccccattctgatatttgatctaaacaacaactgaacctcttgaccaggtctgcatgcttttatacgtggagttgttgccacatgattggctgattagacatttgcattaacgtGCAGGCATatgggtgtacctaatgaagtggccattgagtCTACATTGTAATAGTTGTTGTTCTTCTTGTCCTTTGTGTTGCATCAGGCAGCAACCTTCCTGCTggtttagcatttttgtctgcttttttttttaaaaaagaggccGAGTTACTAGCTCGATGTccagcccagcacggatggaaggcGTGCAAGGGTCCGGCCGGATTTGAACCTGGAACCACTTGCCTCGAAGTCTGGAGCGCCATGCCTCTACGCAACCAGCCGGCCAATTATTATACCAAACAATAAGGAAAAATCAACAAGCTCTGCAATTCCAGAAAATATGCTGAAATATGAAATCATACGCAACAATATGAACATTTAAATCATGAATCAAACTTTCCAGAATTATATTTTTGCTCCAAAGCTGGTTCTTCAATCTTAATCTTACTTACCAAACGATTAAATACTATCTGTCACAAGTCCATCGAAATATGCAGCGAAACGCTTTGTCtgcatcaaatcagcaaggattgtgctggccCGTAAGTGTCGCCGTATTTCTGGCACCCAACATGGCtgtgcccacgactcactaatccTGACCTGTAGGTCtccggaatgtgggaggaaaccggagcacccggaggagatccatgcagtcgtggggagaacgtacaaattcattacagacagcagatGGGATCGAACCCCAAACTTACAGCAGGTGCTGTAAggcgttacactaaccactacgctaccatagcatcccttattGTTATTACACCTGCAACTACCTGAGGCCCATATTTCTCCGCACTGAACCTGGTCCCGTTCCTGAGCAGATATGCTCTGGTCCTGGGCCTGCAGATGATTCCCCTTaaggctgtttattcattttcatgagAGGCATCTTCGCACATTTCCTGATAAACAAACGTCACTAAAGTTCCCTCTATCATTTCATTAGCAGGTCACTGAAACTCACTACGAAGCTGATACTGGCTCCTTTTGACTATTTTCAATCACCGCGGCCTAGAGGTTACCATAGCGCAATTACAGTCTGAGGCGTCAGAGTTCAGCGTCGAATCCCggcgctgtccgtaaggagtttgtacgttctccccgtgaccgcgtgggtttcctccgggtgctccagtttcctcccacagtcccaagatgcactggttaactggtcattttaaattgtcctgtgatttggcgagggttaaacaggtgggttgctgggcagtgctgtTCCAGGGTGAGTTACTTGAGAGTGAGTCAGTAGGTAGGTACACAGGTGGGTGGGCAAACAGAGCACAGATTGATCATGACATTTCCATCTGCAGCTTACTGACAAAGGACAATTGATGGAAAATACGGGAAATTAAACACTAGGATACGGTCACAAGGGAAAGAATTTGTCTAACCTTCAACTGCGACACTTTGCTTCCCATTAGCTGTTTGTGAGCCAATGGATTGTGTTAGGACTAAACTGTGATTTACAGTGGTAGGCCATCTGCCAAAGAAATATTCAGTGATTTGTATTTTCCTTGTGCATTTTGCCAAACTGAATGTGAAAaagaaccctccccccccccaccatggctGTATCTTATTGATTATCTTACATGTGCTTGCCATGTTGTATGTAATAAGCGAACTTTGTGCTGGGTGTGACTATTGGTACtacgttttgcaccttgaccccataGTAACACggtctcgtttggctgtattcgtggGTATTGATGTATGGTTgaacgacaattaaacttgaattgaaaaaCAAAGAATTTGTGAAACGTTAACACATTCTATTGGATGAGCAATTTTACTGTTGTTTTAAGAAGAAAGCCACAGTTACTGAATAGCAAGCTTCTCTTTTGAAAGCTATTTCTGTTATGAAGTTTGATTCCCCTCTTTCTTCGATGTAGAATGAAGAATGTGCTCCTTTTACTCAAAGGGAAAGTGCCAATTGTATTTACATGGGAGGTAAACATGGCCCCATTCTCCTTCACAATGGACAAATCTGACTATTCAGTAAGCAGGTTGACATGGGCTGAAGATTAAATGGTAGACGGAGCAAGATGGTATGTGGAGATAGTTCCACTTTTTGTCCATTACACTCAAGGTATCATTTAATAATGACAGTACTTCAAGTTTTCCCTGCAGCAGAGAGTCTGCAAGCTTTAGTACGTATCATTTACATACCAGCTGAGGCAAAACCTTCTCAAAATGGTCAATCTCCGCTGCCTTCGAGTCTTCAGAGGAAGCCTGCCTGGCTGTTCGAGCTGCCGCCTCTGGATACAATGCAATCAgggaaaagattttttttaaattaaaaatagctGCAACATACACACTGAACTTATGCAGATATTGAACAAAAATCTTCCTCAACTCTGGTGACGAGAGACATTAGCAATGACTTCTGAGGAAACTCAGATCTGTAAACTGCAACAAACACTACACTTTTAAGACTATATCACAAGGTTGTTCATCGAAGAGAAACAACAAGAAAGTCCATTTTAAACAGTCACGGAGGGAATATTATGATAATACCTGCATCTTAGTGAAAGGCGAAAAATGGATTAAAAAGAGGAGAGGTGCAAAgaaatttcaggccaagacctaaGCTAATGAACAGTGATCTAAGTGAGGTGAGCGTAAACTAGAACTGGAAGTCACACAAGTCTGTGAGCAGAAGAGCCCATTCCTGTGCTGAACTGTACTGCATGTCCTGTGTTCTACAATGGTTTTACAAGGCTATAGATACAGACAATGAATACCGCAAATGAGACCTTAAATTTTGTAGATTCTATGACcttcagactcactttcaaggacttgctacaactcatgttctccgtATTACTTTtatctgcacagtttgccttctttcgCACATCGGCTGTGTTAGTTTCtcgtaaaattctattgtatttattttccctgtaaatgcctgcaagaaaatgatacctactttgataatatatttgctTTAAATTTTGAAATATGTGAATTATGAAAAAAAATTGCACTAGTGAACTATGACCAACATAGCAATTGGAGCTAGGATCATCATTTTGAAGGCTTATGAGAGAAAGAATGGGGTACGATATTGGAAGAATTAAGATGAAATATAAGCTTAACTGAAGTATAtttaaatatctaataccagaggacatgcacttaaggtgagagggggtcatttcaaagtagattttttttaaaaaacacacgcAGAGTGGCGATGCCTGGactggtggtaaaggcagaaacTTCAGGGaattttaagagatatttagacaggcacataaaTACGAGGAAAACtgaaagatatggacattgtgtaggcataagTGATTAGCTTTGTTGGCAATTTGactactaatttatttggttcggcacaacactcTGGGCCGAGGggcttgtttctgtactgtactgttctatcttctctAAAAGCTTCAAAGGAAAGTTAATTGAACATGTGCAGTGTCAGGCCGGGAGAAAGGGAATGTGGAGTAGTAAAGATCAAGATAGTGGGGATAAAGAAGACATCAAAATCAAATATTAAGCATTCTGATTCAACCTTGACCAGAGAGGAAATTAAATGAAGGGAGTTACTGGTAATATTTAACTGGAAGAAAATTTCACTCCCCTTGGATTGATTTACTGTCACCCAGGGACGCAAGGCTGAAGTAACAAAGGCCTTTAGAGAGGTGACTAGAGTGAAGTAACAAAGGCCTTTAGAGAGGTGACTAGAGTGACACAAAGAGTGGGGTTGCAATCAGGAGCctcttcttgtgtgtctgggtGATGTTGACATTTTCAGAAAGGACACATTCATCGTGTTACAGAGAAACAGGATTCGAGCAGAAGATCCCAGCAGCAATTAGGTTACGCTTAGATTAATATAGTATCTAGTTACATTTCTACCCTTGTTGCCTATGCGAGAGGAACAGAAAAGTATTCAAAGGAGaactggaatggggaatggaaaaaggagaggggtggggaggtgcAGTGGGCTGGGAGGGGGAAGAACttaagagaaatcgatgttcatgccatcaggttggagactacccagacagaatgggGTGTTGGTCCTCCAGcctgaatttggcctcatcatTGCAGCAGAGGCCATGagcagacatgtcagaatgggaatgagaagttatcaggagatcctgccttttgcagAGAACCTTCGCTTGTGCTCCCCTCCCCTgccgccttcttattctggctgctgcccccttcccttccggtcctgatgaaggatctcggccccaGACGCTGAGTGCatattcccctccaaagatgctgcctgacttgctgagctcctccagcactttgtttagAAATAATGAGTGTTTAGGGTCCCAGTGGGCTTCAAGCGCACTCAGGGAAaacaaggccccagacagtcagACACTGAATCACCCAGATTTCTGCATTACTGACTGGTGGATTATCAGAATTTTACTGGAAATAAACGTCAAGCAGAGAGTTGTTATTATCAATGTCAGCGTGAAACTACCAGAATGCAGAAACATTCCTGTGGTTCACTGGGAAGGCAGCTTTGCATCGTTTGACACACTCTGTTTGTATTTGTCCTCTGAAATGGCCAAGCATGCTATCCATTAAATAGGGACGGACAACACATCAAAAAGGAGGATATACATGTCAGATATAAACACAGCGAAAGCAATTCAGCGGGTCAAGCAACAtctttggagagagaaacaaaacttCCATTTCAGTAACTGATCTTTCATTAGAATGGCAAAGGTTATCAGGATTTTTAGAAAATTCTCAAATTACAAAGAGAGCAAAGGAAGGAAGAACAGACATCAACCAAAAGACAGGACAAGCCTGTGAATAACATAAGGCCACTTTTACCCTAATTCTCATCTCATGGACAAACAAGTAAAGAAAAAGGCCATTTAAACACAGAACGTTGTTGCTGGTATTGGTGTAATGCCAGCAGAAGCTTCCCCCCTTGAACCCACGGTCTCACTGGCTAAGGGTAACACCCAAGGCTGGTTTCAGTTCACATTGgtgtcacccatcaccttgtgtttctccctcccctcccgccaCCCTCTAACGCTAACGCTAATGgctctcccgtccattctgctctccaatagACATCaaattggactacatccgactccaaCGAAATACTCGGCGGGAGTACAGAACGGACGGAATCCCAGACACCGCtgttcagctgtttatttatgtaacagtttttcccccaagccatcggactaccaacctactgccctctgctgtgcctattgtcctgtttattatttattgtaatgcctgcactgtttcgtCCACTTTATGCaatcctgggtaggtctgtagtctagtgtagtttttgtgttgttttacgtagttcagtgtagtttttgtattgtttcatgtagcaccagggtcctgaaaaacgttgtctcatttttactgtgtactgtaccagcagttatggtcgaaacaatgataaaaagtgacttgacttgactcctcatctttttttctccagtcctgccgaagggtctcgacccgaaacgtcgacaattGACTCTTTTCCTTCGATGCTgcctgggcctgctgagttcctccagcactttgtgtgtgtggctttggatttccggcatctgcagatttcctcttgtttgtaccTTTTAAACTGCATGTTTAATGTTTCTACTTGCCTGTACAAAATATTGTTTAAACCACACAGGGCAGCTACAGAAAGGTTGTGACTCAGCTAGAGAGAGGGCAGAAACAATTCGTAAGTATACTGCTGGGAGTTATATGGGacttactggaggaactcagcaggtcaggcagcatctatggagaagaataaacagtcaatgttttggaccagtACCCTTCATCGagtttggaaaggaagggagcggAAGCTGGAAATATTGGATAAgctgggactgttttctctggaatgaagGAGACTTAGGGGTGTCCTTAGAGTGATTTAtgaaattatgacgggtatagacGGAGTAGACAGTCACAGTAGGGGAACCCTAAGGTGAGAACggaaatatttaaaggggacctgtAGAAGCAGGATTTTCCACAGAGTGCTGGTAAATAGAGCTGCtcggggaggtggtagaggcaagtactgTTACAACCTTTTAAAAATATTTGGGATATGggacaaatgcaggcaaatgggattaaaacatagaacagtacagtatggTATGGGCTTTTTGGCCCCCGATGTTGTGtatactccacaatcaatctaacccttccctcctacacagcctatACTTGCATGTGTCTGTCTTAGAGGCTTTTAAACTCCCTTATGGTATGAGCCTCTACCGCCACTCCGGTGCtgtgttccaggcacccatcactttCTGTGCAAAAACCCTACCATTGACATCTCCGCTAAACTACCCCCACTCTCTGTAAACGGATATCCTCTAGCACTGGCCACTGCCACCACGAGAACATGGCGCTGCTGTGAATCCTAGCTACGCCTCCACATCTATCAAGGTGCTTCTCCTAGTTTGTCACTCCAAAGTGAGGAACCGCTTGATCGGCCAGAATGAGTGGGATCGAAAGGTCGATATCTCTGCTCTCGAGCTCTGCGAACCTATGACACTTTAAATTGGCATATATTTTTGGTTAAATCATTCCATTCAGCCAAACCAAATTACTTTAGTAATCtgcacaatctgtgcagattggtgataatatctcctcctcgctgactaacaacactggtgcaccttggggtgtgtgcttagcccactgctctactctctctctatacccctgactgtgtggccagacatagctcaaataccatctataaatttgctgatgacacaaccattgttggtagagtctcaggtggtgacgagaggctgtacaggagtgagatatgccaactagtggagtggtgccgcagcaacaacctggcactcgacgtcagtaagacgaaagagctgattgtggacttcaggaagggtgagacgaaggaacacatatcaatcctcatagagggatcagaagtggagagagtgagcagtttcaagttcctgggtgtcaagatctctgaggatctaacctggtcccaacatattgatgcagctataaagaaggcaagacaccaACTGTATTTCATCATGAAGTTgaaaagatttggtttgtcaactaaaacactcgaaaacttctgtaagtgtactgtagagagcattctgacaggctgcatcaccgtatGGTATAGGGCGGGgcggaggctactgcacaggaccgaatgaagccacaggaagttgtaaaattagtcagctccatcttgggtactagccaccatcgtacccaggacatcttcaaggagtggtgcttcagaaaggtgacgtccattattaacaaccctccccccacccatcaaccagggcataccctcttttcattgttattgtcaggaaggaagtaccaaacttgaaggcacacactcagtgattcaggaacagctgcttcccctctgccatccaattcctaaatggactttgaacccacgaacaccacccgactttttaaaaaatacataatattactatttttgcaccattttaaatctattttatatatatttactgtaattgattttttcctatattaccacatgttgcactgtactgctgctaagttaacaaatttcatgacacgtgccagtgataataaacctgattctgataatgttAATTGCATCTTGACCAAAGTCTAGTACATTCTATGAAGTATAATATTTCTCTGTACACAATTACTTATTGTGCAAACTTACCAAGAACAAATAACTTTATCATTTCACACATAATGATGACAGCATCACCACTGACTGCAAATAAACAGACAATGTTAGATTAAGTAGTTAAGGATTTTTAAAAGTCTTATTCCCCGCGACAGTAATCGTTACTTGCAGGGAGAGAATTCCATCTCTGACAGAACAATAAatattcataaacacaagaaatccagagtaacacacacaaaaagcacacccacaccacctgtaaggagtttgtacgttctccccgtgaccgcatgggtttccaccaggtgctctggtttcctcccacaatccaaagacgtgccagttggtaggttaattggtctttgtaaattgtcctgtgattgggctagggttaaattgggtgattgctgggcagcatggctcagaAGGGCCAACTTCACGCTGTGTCTCAGTAAATAAAtgagacgctgcctgatctgctgagtttctccagaattttgtgtcatATATTCCCCCAGCCAGTTCAGATCGGCAACACCTCCTCGACAatccccatcagcacaggtgcaccacaaggctgtgtgctcagccccctgctctactcattttgtgtggctaagcacagctccaacgccatattcaaatttgctgatgactccactGTCCTACAGGCCAAATCggtgatggtgatgaatcagcatgcaggagggacactgaaaatctggctgaggggtgccacaacaacaacctctctctcaatgtctgtaagaccaagcagctgattattgacttcaggagcaggaaaccagaggtccatcagcCAGTCCTTATCAGAAGTAGAGAGGGTCATTCAAATTCCTCGTTgctgtcatttcagaggatctgtcctgggcccaaaacGTAAgtaccattatgaagaaagcacagcaacgcctCTACCTTTGGGGTTTGTGACGACTcggcatgacatccaaaactttgacaagcttctatagatgcatagtaGGGAGTATATtgagtggctgcatcacagcttggtgtggAAACACCCTTGAACATAAaaccctacaaaatgtagtggatacatcACCGTTAAAGCCCACCctccacatctacacaaagcgttattgtaggaaagcagcacccatcatcagagaTGCCCACCACCCATGACATGCTCGCTTCCCGCTCTTGCAAAAGCGGTGTAGAAACTGGTCTCGAGTCTGGTGATACacgctttcaagcttttgtatctcctgcctgatgacagAAATAGAGAGTTTGGCAAAATGGTCTTTAAGCTTTGTGCTACAATGCCACAAAACATTGCACAAAATGGATTTTAGCATTTTAACCACAATGTTATTTCTTAAATGGGTGCATATAGATTTATCACTTACAGCTATGTAACACTTCTAAAAAGCTATTCTACTTATTCCACATTAAATCAAATAAGCTCCTTACCTTTTGTTTTCTGGTCTGTAAAATAGAAGTACAACAACTTACTGATCAATTCCTGGAATAAAGAAATAAACAGAGGGAACAGAGTGGAATTAAGTCACAAACTACACAACTATTACTTTCAAAAATTGTTCTTTTGCATGAATTCAATCTGAAACGCAGTTGGTAGATATAAAGTAGTATCTTATTTGggtgacacacacacatacaagccTTTGGAGTCACTCAAGAGAGAGGCTGCCTGACAACCCACCCAAGATGACTGTTAATTACTGTGGTATCTGAGTGGTACTCATGCAATGGAGAGGTCATTGCATTCATGTCTATTAGGATATCTCAGTCAATTGGATGTCTCCTGGTCTGCAATTTACTCTTAAGTGCTATCGTCTGAGTTCTACCCATGCAATGGGGTGTcgattgcattcatgcatatgcagacatataTCAGTTAAGTGGGTGTCCTGATCTGCAATTTAcggttctgagctgcattttgaattcagtccacaatccatattcaggtttgaagactggttgctgaagTTCATATTTGccatataccctaactccagaatacaccttAAGAGGAACTGATTGGAATTAAATCATTAACTGCACAACATTACTTTCAAAAATTATTCTTTTGGATGAGAATTCAATATGAAGTATGCATCTTTTCATGTTTCAGGAAAAAATAGACAACGTTGATCAACAACACAGAGATGCAAAGTAATCAAGTCAGATTGGAACATTCCTAGTTTAACATAACATTTCAGAATGTTGTACCAGCTATGAATCCCTTAAAAAATTATATATCCTGCTGCAAGGCACAGAACAATGAAATAAATGGAGCTAACTAGAATTCCTAATGAAGAAgagaagaggttctgcagatgctcgagACCTATAGTAACTGAGTTactatgttggaggaactcagcaggtcaggagcatCTATGAGGAGGAATAAagaatcgacatttcaggccaagacctgccATCAGACCATTAAGGGCATAAGACATggaacataattaggccattcggcccgtcgggtctgctctgacatttcatcatggctgatccatttccctcttaaccccattctcctgccttccccctgtaacttttcatgccctgactaatcaaaaacctatctacttccaccttaaatacacccagtgacttggcctcaccAGCCActtgcggcaacaaattccacagattcacttccctctggctaaagaaattcctccccatctccactcaaaatggacatccctctactctgaggctgtgctccctggtcctacactcccccaccaaACGGGagatcctatccacatccactccatccaggcctttcaacatgccGTGGATTTCACTGagaatccctcctcatccttgtaaattccagtgagtaaaggcctagAGCTATCAATCGTTCCACAGACGATAAGTTTTTATTCCCagagtcattctcatgaacctcctctcagTCCTTTCTGTTGACAGCACATCCTATCTCAAACAAGGGAcatcaaactgctcacaataatccagGGGAAGCCTCACCTGTGCTCTTTAAGGTATTACATCCTAGCTTTTATATGCTAGTCCTCTAAtaaaaacgaatgctaacattgcatttgccttcctcatcaccaactcaacgtgcaaattaacctttagggaatcctgcacaaggacgcccaagtccctttgcattttcgATGGTATCTCCGAGAGAGTCAATCATTTCAGCTTTTCTATGTCTTCTACTTATTCTTTTTaatcttaattttgtttttgagaCTGTCGGAGCCTGTGACTTACAGTCTGTAGTTCGGTCGAGTGAGCTAGCGCTCTGCTGTCCCCGAGAAGCCTCCAGGAGAGAAATGCAAGCACGGGCTACCACGAGGAGAAGCTCAGAGATGTAGCTGATCACAGTACATTTCTCCCCAATTAAAGCATCAAggtagattgaaacattgaggcaaaCGCAGAGGAAAGCAAGTGATTCTTGCAGGGGCCACCGGCTCGAGTCACTGCCATTGGAGGGCCACTGGGTCCTGATGCTCTTGAAGAGCTTATcgaaattctgagatttctggattggactgtagtatgtattggcctctttcagttcgAGGGTTTTCTCGTGTTCTCGCCCATTCTTTCCTGTTCCAGATTGGCGGGCTGGGGACTTGGGTAATCTGTTAGCTTTTGTTTGAGGGAGGCGTTGGGGCTGGTTGGGGTTTGCAAgtctttgtttctttttctgttcACGCGGGGGTGGGTTGACATCTTTCAACTACTTAAAGTTTTCTGTActctatggctatctggagaagacaaatctcagagttgtattctgcatacatactttgataataaaatgaacctttggtttttgaatttcctccccatttagaaaatagtctgtgtttttattctttctaccaaagtgcttgatcATTCACTTTCTGACagggtatttcatttgccacttcttttcccattctcctaatctgtctaaatctttcTCCAGCCTCTCTGCTACCTCAACCCTCCgcttatcttcatatcgtctgcataCTTGGTCATAAaaccatctattctatcatccagatcattgatgtacaatgtaaaaagcagcagacctaacatcatcattatgtgctgtgtcatatgacatcatcattatgtgccatgtcatatgacatgggtgatcatggttttGACCATAGTTGTTCttcaccattgccttcttctgggcaggatctttacaagatggatgaccccagccattatcaacactcttaagagattgtctgcctggtgtcagtggtcacataaccaggacttgtgatatgcaccagctgctcataggaccatccaccacctgcccccatgacTTCACGtcaccctgattgggggggggggtaggctaagcaggtgctacacctcgaccaagggtgacctacaggctaatggagggaaggCATGCCTTACACCTCTCTTGCTAGAATTGTTATCTCTATCCCGgcacccaacactgacccctgcagaacaccactagttaccagcagccaagcagtcagcccaaaacatcgacagtttattcctctccatgcatgctgccagacctgctgagctcctccagcattttgtgtgtgttacccctaAAGAAAATTTGCTATAACTCGTCATCCACTCTGATCTCTCTTACAATTCCCACATCACAACCTTAACTAGAACATTTATTTACGTTCAGCCTAATACCATACAGCCAATGTGATTAAAAACTTTAAAATACCATACTAATTTAAAATATGTCATATGGAAAAACATGATTTCATAGTTGGAACGAAGGGACTGGAAATAAAAATGGCAATACTAGAaatagtcagcaggtcaggcagcatcaataaagGGAGCAACAGATGTTTCATCATAATGGAGAAGTTCAAATTAAACTGCGGATaacagacattccacctctcccggaagatccgggagtctcccgcatatcgatagtggttccctgacacccggaaattatacacaatatcc from Mobula birostris isolate sMobBir1 chromosome 24, sMobBir1.hap1, whole genome shotgun sequence includes:
- the cenpx gene encoding centromere protein X isoform X1 — its product is MNWTNGVRESATGAGLGERMESAKFKKELISKLLYFYFTDQKTKVSGDAVIIMCEMIKLFVLEAAARTARQASSEDSKAAEIDHFEKVLPQLLLDF
- the cenpx gene encoding centromere protein X isoform X3 translates to MDDAWELISKLLYFYFTDQKTKVSGDAVIIMCEMIKLFVLEAAARTARQASSEDSKAAEIDHFEKVLPQLLLDF
- the cenpx gene encoding centromere protein X isoform X2, which produces MVEPANQQLELISKLLYFYFTDQKTKVSGDAVIIMCEMIKLFVLEAAARTARQASSEDSKAAEIDHFEKVLPQLLLDF